A genomic segment from Triticum dicoccoides isolate Atlit2015 ecotype Zavitan chromosome 1A, WEW_v2.0, whole genome shotgun sequence encodes:
- the LOC119332924 gene encoding uncharacterized protein LOC119332924, with protein sequence MAFLGGSLGVTRSIDSRKMMEGKSHGRSGTWRQAPVPVRQLFWRLRRAMLRPKRHAVSFGYDLKSYSRNFDDGLVPAHRL encoded by the coding sequence ATGGCGTTTCTGGGAGGATCATTGGGCGTGACAAGGAGTATCGACAGCCGGAAGATGATGGAGGGGAAGAGCCACGGCAGGTCCGGGACGTGGCGGCAAGCGCCGGTGCCCGTGAGGCAGCTGTTCTGGAGGCTGAGGCGCGCTATGCTGAGGCCGAAGCGCCACGCCGTGAGCTTCGGGTACGACCTCAAGAGCTACTCCCGTAACTTTGATGACGGCCTCGTCCCTGCTCACCGCCTGTAG